Proteins encoded in a region of the Oenanthe melanoleuca isolate GR-GAL-2019-014 chromosome 27, OMel1.0, whole genome shotgun sequence genome:
- the LOC130264124 gene encoding peptide YY-like, with protein sequence MVTSPALVAVSLCALLCLAAAYPPKPESPGDDASPEEMARYFSALRHYINLVTRQRYGKRSGPGAAAAAELLLGPGGDRSRFDDDSSW encoded by the exons ATGGTGACGTCCCCCGCGCTGGTGGCCGTGTCCCTCTGcgccctgctgtgcctggcgGCCGCCTACCCCCCCAAACCCGAGAGCCCCGGCGACGACGCGTCCCCCGAGGAGATGGCGCGGTACTTCTCGGCGCTCCGCCACTACATCAACCTGGTGACGCGGCAGAG GTACGGGAAACGCTCCGGccccggcgcggcggcggcggcggagctgctgctggggcccGGCGGGGACAGGTCACG GTTCGATGACGACTCCTCGTGGTGA